In Denticeps clupeoides chromosome 1, fDenClu1.1, whole genome shotgun sequence, a single window of DNA contains:
- the sptlc2a gene encoding serine palmitoyltransferase 2, protein MTESAADKPESGDACRHAANGVKPSRNGFAKNRCRQPQHRYREEKVYPTACNGGLYSRPFHESFEETPMLVAVLTYMGYGILTIFGYLRDFLRAWKIERCHIAREREEQKDFVPLYQDFENFYTRNLYMRIRDSWNRPICSVPGAKLDLAERVSHDYNWTFEYTGRAVKDVINMGSYNYLGFAENSGACAEAAANVTLKYGVGVCSTRQEIGNLDRHEELEKLVAKFLGVESAMAFGMGFATNSMNIPALTGKGCLILSDELNHASLVLGARLSGSSIRIFKHNNMQSLEKLLGDAIVNGQPRTHRPWKKILIVVEGIYSMEGSIVRLPEVIALKKKYKAFLYLDEAHSIGALGTSGRGVVDYFGLDPRDVDIMMGTFTKSFGAAGGYIGGKKELIDYLRTHSHSAVYATSISPPVAEQIITSMKCIMGEDGTTLGCERIRQLAENTIYFRRRLQEMGFIIYGNSDSPVVPMMLYMPAKIGAFGREMLKRNIGVVVVGFPATPIIESRARFCVSAAHTKEMLDVALGVIGEVGDLLQLRYSRPSLDRPFDETTYEESEH, encoded by the exons ATGACCGAAAGCGCCGCCGACAAGCCGGAGAGCGGGGACGCGTGTCGCCACGCCGCGAACGGCGTGAAGCCGAGCAGGAACGGTTTCGCGAAGAATCGCTGCCGCCAGCCTCAGCACCGTTACCGGGAGGAGAAG GTTTACCCCACCGCATGCAATGGAGGGCTGTACAGCAGACCTTTCCATGAATCATTTGAAGAAACCCCCATGTTGGTGGCCGTCCTCACCTACATGGGCTATGGCATCCTGACCATCTTTGGATATCTCAGGGACTTCCTGAGGGCGTGGAAAATTGAGAGGTGCCACATCGCTAGAGAACGCGAGGAACAAAAG GACTTTGTTCCACTTTATCAAGATTTTGAAAATTTCTACACACGGAATTTGTATATGCGAATCCGGGACAGCTGGAACCGGCCCATATGTAGTGTCCCAGGGGCCAAGCTGGACCTGGCGGAGCGGGTGTCCCATGATTACAACTGGACTTTTGA GTACACAGGGCGAGCGGTGAAGGATGTCATCAACATGGGCTCATACAATTATCTAGGCTTTGCAGAAAACTCCGGGGCGTGTGCCGAAGCTGCAGCCAACGTAACGCTGAAGTACGGGGTGGGAGTGTGCAGCACGCGGCAGGAGATTG GGAACTTAGACAGGCACGAGGAACTGGAGAAGCTGGTGGCCAAGTTTCTCGGCGTCGAGTCGGCCATGGCTTTTGGCATGGGCTTTGCCACCAACTCCATGAACATTCCAGCTCTGACGGGAAAG GGTTGCCTGATCCTCAGCGACGAGCTGAACCACGCCTCGCTGGTGCTGGGAGCCAGGCTGTCTGGGTCCTCCATCCGCATCTTCAAGCACAACA ACATGCAGAGCTTGGAGAAGCTGCTTGGGGATGCCATCGTCAACGGGCAGCCCAGAACACACCGGCCCTGGAAGAAGATCCTGATTGTGGTGGAGGGAATCTACAG tatggaGGGCTCCATCGTGCGACTGCCAGAGGTCATTGCCTTAAAGAAGAAGTACAAGGCCTTCCTCTACCTGGATGAGGCCCACAGCATCGGGGCTCTGGGGACCAGTGGCAGGGGGGTGGTGGACTACTTCGGGCTCGATCCAAGAGACGTGGACATAATGATGGGGACGTTCACCAAGAGCTTTGGGGCCGCTGGAGGATACATTGGAGGGAAGAAG GAGCTGATAGATTACCTACGCACACATTCCCACAGCGCCGTCTATGCCACCTCCATATCGCCTCCTGTCGCGGAGCAAATTATCACTTCTATGAAGTGCATTATGGGAGAAGATGGAACAACGTTAG GTTGTGAGCGTATTCGGCAGCTTGCTGAAAACACCATCTACTTCCGCAGAAGACTACAAGAGATGGGCTTTATTATCTACGGCAACAGCGACTCACCTGTTGTTCCCATGATGCTCTACATGCCTGCCAAAATTGG GGCCTTTGGGCGGGAGATGCTGAAGAGGAACATCGGGGTAGTGGTCGTGGGCTTCCCCGCCACGCCTATCATCGAGTCCAGAGCTCGCTTCTGTGTGTCAGCAGCTCACACCAAAGAAATGTTGGATGTG GCCTTGGGTGTCATCGGCGAGGTGGGTGACCTGCTGCAGCTGAGGTATTCTCGCCCGTCCCTGGACCGGCCCTTTGACGAGACCACTTACGAAGAGAGCGAACACTGA